The Leptidea sinapis chromosome 6, ilLepSina1.1, whole genome shotgun sequence genome segment tagatatcttttaaaaatattatttttttcgacatttttatACATAACGGGAAAACCAGAAAACCTTTTCGACACAATATAACCAACAGAAATAGAAATCTTTCAAGCTGTTTATCGATTTGTAAAAAATTGTAGAGTTAATTTCTTTGTCTATCACCATGCTTACTAACACATAAATTGTACTTACAGATTATTTCAATCAAAGTTAAACAAAGTATTTCTTCTCAATATCAAAACTGCGCAATCCGATTTCTAATGAGAAGGTTCTATTTTTAGTTACGGAGAGATTGGGAGTATTCACAAGAGCGATCCAATGCATGTGCAAAATACAACTGAAATTAATTACTTTCTTCCCGAGGACCGAGAGCCTCCGATCTGCCGGCGAGCCACGCCATTGTGAATTTATGACGTCACTTTTTTTGGACAGACACCAATAAAAATAAGAGCGCAGCAACACTATCACATTTGGGACGCTGACCGAATGTTATGCCAACAAGTTCGTCTTTGTTATGATGTCGTTGGAGAAATGTGAttgaatattgaaatataagattgatattttgaaatacttGGCTATTTCGTGAATGAATCGATGAAAACCGGCCAGTCCTTCCCCACACGAGTTATTTCGTAACATCATACAAGATAATGACAATGAAATTCGTAAATACGAGAAAGAGGAGTGATTTTACAGCAAACGGTATTTACTAAAATGATAGGACACCCATTGGTTACTTACTCTTTGCGTACCTGCGTTACCCTAAAACTTTATtacttaacaaaaaataaatgaatgctGTGTATGTATAGAGTCCGGTGATGGTACAACAATACAGTGGAACCTACCCTTTTTTTACTTTGATTAATGAGTAGTTTCACAAATAGCAAAGGGCGAATCAATAAGCCTTGAATTGGctctaataatataacaataattgagGCGTGGGGAAAGGAATTATAGCACAGGCGGGCATCGAACTCGCGACCACTTGTTCACGAGGCGAACACGCTGTTCATCGTCATAGCTATAAATAAGAACGGGCACTTTTGCTTGTTATGTGAATTGTTGTAAGCTCAGCTGACTTGCTCAGGTTACCTcgttagtaaatatttaaacaataatattggACTAGGTCTACAAATTAACTTCAGCCAGAGCCTAATTcgataaaaaatactataaagcTTTTTCTAGATTTGAAATACACTCACCGTCAATGTCGGATACTCTTATGTGCTGTTAAACGTTGACATAAATGAAACActagattaatataaaaaatcattttattcgtAAGTAATCTAGAACTAGTCAACAACTATCTAATAGGGCCCAGACATAGGCCATCTATCGATTAAACAACATCCATTAATACTACAAATATCACTTGCTGGTTGCAGTCATTTATTTTTGGTACgatatttaaaatcttttatcttattcattgattttttttttcaaataagacCATAATATAAGCAGTGTTTTTGTATTAATTGGCTTTCAATCTAGAGTATGTTTACGCTCCTAACACAGCTTCATCAAATAAAGCTTCATGCTCAGATCTGGAGAGCATATATTCTGGTAAAGTGACCCCTAAGTCAGCGCTATATCGTGGCATTGTTTCTGCCCAAAAGGCGCCTTTGGAACTTGCACCGGCAAACTCTTCTGGTGGTGCAATATTTGCTGCTTCATCAATGATTTCAGCGTTTTTGTTTTCGGAGTCGGGGCTTCTCTTTACTTTTGGTGACTCAATTGTTTTTTCCGTTAAATCCGCCGTTTTCGCAGCTGAAATGCCTGCTGTTTGTGTCGCTTTCTTACGCTTTTGCTTTTTTCCATTAGTTGTAGGAGCTGCTACATAGGCAGCTGATTTTTGATTTGGTGGAGTGCTTGTTGTAATTGTTTGACTTTCAGCTTCAACACTTCCACTATCGAGCGTGGCTGGCTTCGATGTAAATTCTTTCACTTCCTGGTATGCTAAGTGGCTCTGTTTTGGTGCTGATTCAGAAACAAACATGCATTCCTCGTTTTTAAGACCATTTTTATCTAAGCACTGATAACAAGTCATGCCATTCTTTTGTACTTTTTTACATGTGGACCTgtctttctttttaaattcgGCCAGAACATGTTCTACATCCTTTTTCGGTTCGTTATCAGTATAAAATCCTGGCAATGATTTTTTATAGTCATATGGCTTTGACTCTTTAGTCTCGGCGCTAGTAGACTCGTCACTGGCTGCTCGTAATGCTTCACTTGGGTTTGGTTTCGAAGTATGCACGTAGTAGCCCTTATATTTTTCACCTGAGTCATCATCAATTTTCTTGTAATTACTAGAAGGTTTTTCTTCATCTGAACTGGTAAATTTTTGGGGAGAAGTTTCACGACTATCCTTATATTTTTCTGACTTTTTCGGTGAATCTCCTGATTTCTCATCACTTCCAGAATTGACTTCAGGTTCATCATTACTATCAAATTTTCTCTCTTTCGAATAcgcatatttattatttttaggttCTGCTACATAAGAACAAGATTCGTAATTTCCTCCTGTCTTAGGGTCTTTACAAACATTACATGTCATACCATCCCTTTTGACTTCTTTACAGTTTCCAGGGTTTTCTCTAATTTCTGCTGCTTGTTTTTCAGACAGCTCTTTTATTCTGTCGTACTCTTTGTGATCATATCCAGATCCGTACTTGTAAGGATAGGCGTAATCTTCATTATCCTTTTTTTCTGTATAGGGGCTACTGTAGGAACTTCCCCCGAACGCTTTTGGTATTGAAGTGTAATCTGATTTATAATTGTAAGGATCATCGTCGTCTTCATCACTTgccttttttatgttttctcGCCTTCGGCCTCTTGTGTAACGCCGAATTCGAGCTGGACCTGTAATATAAGGATTGTTCCTATAGAATGAATCACCATCGAGACTTTCAATCAGTTCTTCTTTACGATAATTGATTGGATGATTAACTTCAGCATTAATTAATGGCTGAAAATATTCAGCCACAGAtggattttttttcaattctgcTAAAATGTTTTTGCCATCATCTTCATCATCTGGATTGTACACTCTATAATTTGCATCATGAAGAGTTTCtatattatatctcaaaggacGTATATTCTTGGCAGAATTACCACCGCCCTGTGGCTGTGCCCCTAATTCTGTTAAACGGGCAGCTTTGTTGTGTTGCAAAAAACTTTGACTTGCAATCGGATTGAACCCGAAATTTCTAGCATCGAATATACTTTCTCTAGGCGGTACATCTTTTTGCAATGAATCTATTGAGCTACTGACTATTGTGTCGAATAATTCTGGATAGCTACTTTTATCAACTTGTAAAATAGCTGCAGCAAATGGGTTTGACGCGAGTGAAATGATGCCTGCAATTATGacgtatttatttactatattaatGCCagtttaagttttatattaataattagattgtatttaGATTTATGCCAGAAGGGttacattaacattaaagaaGAAGACAGATCACAggatataatatacttaacaaataggtttgtaatgaaaaaatacttcaTATCGCAAATTGTTACTTACCGGAATCGTCATTTTTAAACACATTTTCAAAATCCAGATCGCGTCGTTGATTGTCTCTCGCAAGAACTTGTCCGCAAACACCACATATGAGAagctaaaacaaaatttacgttGTAAGTTATTGACTATCAATGTATAAGTAGCACTTAATTTTTTGCAATGTTTTTTCCGTACCAGCCATCTAAATAATgtcataaaatacatttttgatggGTTTGAACCCAAAATGATATCTATCGAGCTTTTATCGTTCGATATACGGCGTAGTTTCTGCTTTGCGTCCAGATGAAAGTAGCGTCATATTTTAACAAAGACAAGGTTTTATAGGCGTCAATATTGCGAAGGTGAAAGATCGGTGCAACAGAGCGGGCACCAGTGAAGCGTGTCCCGTCGGACATTGTCCGCTAACCGCTTACTACATCTACGGGTCGGCAGCTGGGGTCAATACCTGCAATAGGCCTCAACATTGCTATTTTGGAAATCGCTGTGTCGCCACTTATCAAAACTGTTTTTGGCACTCCTGAACCAATAGGgacaaaaataattatctttGTCAAATATTTGTTGAGTAAGTGTCCGCTCAACAGTGGTGAGCATATTTCGCAATTCGCGACATCTTTATTGAAACTTAACAGACGACCGAATAAGGGCCCAGTCTGTGTAAACGTATCTaaataatatcatacaaaatatagATGTCAGTACCTTATTTAGATATACATGTAATGCCCTAGTACCCGCTAAGTCTTTGTTGGGCGAAGTACATTATGTTTAatcaacaggatcccagaaaatgtataaaatacatatgttataaaattgataaaaacctTTGAGTGGTGCCTAAGGGATACTAAAGCTTAAATGACTCTGAGTCAATTCTGATGTAGAAGATTACCGCCGAGACGATACGCCTACGTACCTGCATATTCTcaataaattgaattaattaaaccgTTGTACAATTTAATAAGAACTGACGAGGCGAGttttatcaatatatttggTGTGAAGTATCACAACATTGTCAACATTGCAGATAGTTGATTATTTGATGATTAATCATTCAAAACATtcgattaatttaatattatcaacGTAAGCCGAACAtagaatactattattaattcttattatttcattaaattattagataATTTCATCGACTGAAGTTAATTAAGTCGTTTGTGCAACATTTAAGCGTTTGTTTGATGATGAAACAGAATTAGCCGCGCCAtagttaaataattagttttaattgacaactataattattattacgagTTTTGATTACGCTATTGTTAGTAGCTACTGAGATGCTACTAAGTATTTCATTTGTAATTGATATTTTTGGATTTATTAATGTGTACTTTGAGGAATTAATGTTTTTAGAATGTGTCAGATTGCGAAATTAATATGAGAGGCGATGACCCTCCGGGATCTGGCATGATATGAGCGAGGATCTCGCTCTTGTACTGAGCTTTACTGTTATTCCAGAAATTTCCTCAATACGTAATCCATGGTCGAGTGTATTTTGACAGTGTTCAGTGGGTACTAAAAAAAAGGATTCACTTGTTCAATGAGATCACTCGATTTCATTAGATACGTATAAAATATCGGTTAGAATTGAGATTTAAGGTGACTCGCAACTTCTCACTTCCACCAAATGAACCATCGTTTCAGCGTCCTCTGCGTATTTCAACCTTCAAAATTGGCAGCCGTGGGTCTCCTTCAGGCACCAGTGCAAAAGGCACAGCCCTTCCTGGCTTCTTAACTAAAGACCAACGCATGGGCTTGGCCCTCCCGTGCGGCTGTCGAGCAAGTAATCAGTCAGCTTAGCTCAAGTGTTTCGCTTCGTGTTATATATTGACTTTGTTGAGCTTAAGATCATTGCCAACAAGCCTAGGGACCCCGAAGCGCGTCGTCGAAACACAGAACTCGTAGGACTAATAGCGCTTATAAATGCTCGGTTCGTTCTCTAACAAATCCACCTTCGTGACTTACACATATACGCAGACAGTTGACAGACGAACGGATACACACCGCGTGCTCTCGTGCGTCGGAGTATGTGCCAATCCGGCGGCCACTGTCGCTGCTACACACACTAACATCTAACAAACATTCATGGTAGTACCAGAGTGACATCACGCACTCGCCGGCTCCAAGTGAGTGACTCCTTATAGTTTTTCAATAACCTAATCTCTATTCGCCCCAACACACAGTTGCTGCGAGGTTTGTGCCGTTGGGTGACTCTCCACGGCTGTGAGCTATAATTTGGCCTTGCCCgttagaggaggtttttagtcggtagggtaTTTCGATCTGAGTCCGACATCAGTACGTTGTATCTAAATTtgttttcctcctctcgaaaaaaaggCTAAAAGCCTATAAGTTATATGTGATTTCTGTAGAAGGCAGTTGGCTAATGGAACGGATGCGTAAATATAAGAAGAATCTACCCCGTAGGTTcggcaataaaaacgcactggagttaaattatatacaactctatttatatatatacctatactagtggacccaacagacgttgtcctgtacacacgtctagtCCGTTAGgcggagttcactaacatacacatgagcaggagaattatattatatggacgtaattgagaatctaaaccaatctcaaattcactgaaacaaacaaaaagtcatcaaaatcggtccagccgtttaggaggtagtttaattgggaatctaaaacattcttgaatccacccgaagacacacatcaatctcaaattcactggaacacacaaaaatctcatcaaaatcggtccagccgttcaggaggtagttgtgaatctaaaccattctcgaatccacctgaagacacacagaaagtttcaataaaatcggtccagccgtctaggaggagttcagtgacatacacacgcacacaagaattatatatataaagatatatatatcacaatatgaaaaaatgatgtgCGTCCTAAAAATGTCTTTGCGGACTCGTCTATTCCAAAGCATATGGCCAAAGTATATGGCCCAACCCATAGTTCTTTAAACGGATGTGAGGCTTGAGAGAACAACTCTGAAAACGTGTGGAAGCATTTGAAGGTTGGGCATTTAACGTATGTTGTCTAATGTAACAAATGTTGAGGACTTAGGTAAGTGTAGCTGGTAGTAAATGTGAACTAATCCAGACTATCAAAAGAAGTATAGTTTCCTATCTAGGTCACGTGCTTAAGCACTTTAGACACGAGCATTCAGCCGGAAGCAGAACTGTTCTTCTTCCGACCGAAGTCTTGACATAAAAAGGGTATTCCAAAAGGAAGGTGTACATCGACATTtaagtgaaaataaataaattgtgtcTGTTACATGATGAACTGATCTCTTGGAGAAAACGGCTAATAAAATATGATACTCTGTGTGAAATGTGTTATTACTCTATATGTAAATAATAGAGAATTAAGTGCTTAAgatcttaattttttatgcaaattattttagtaatcaatagttttatttCGTTTGTCAGTGGGACGTTTGCACAATTTGTTGACGAGTTATTACCAACACTTGCAAAAAGTTAGTAACCTAGATAAGTAAAGACTGATTAATATTCAGCTAAATGGaattttgatttataaataatatagtctGTAGTATTTTTAACAAGTTTTATGGTAATTGGGGGTTTcaggattattttattattataaagactTAACACATTAGAATTATAttctatgtttatatattaaacaaaaattataactaatcgCCTTATTCAAAAAGCCTACTATACGATTGAAGAATATATTATAGAGGATAAAGAAGTATGGAATAGGCGCTCCTGGTCcacctaataataattcttcataatattatataatctaactagctgactcgacagacgttgttgtgtagataataaaaaaaatactattttataggatgttgccaaaaatatttaaaaacatcaagataaataaatcttaaataatcataaaaaatgcaccCTGCAATGAtattgtttcacaacagaactgtcaaaccgtgcgtcaataaattctctcacagaaaatatgtccatacaaaacaaatattggaaataaaaataattataggtcccaaatcgaaaaaaagtaggtatcctatctctcaagttgggactaaactgcactccatgaagtaatccccattaaaatccgttcattactttaggtgtccatcgcggacaaagaacgtgtcacgtaaattatatatattaagatatatagcATTGCATAATTATGAATCTCATAATTATGTAACTTGAATATAATTGTATTCTTTAagtttatatataatgtatttacCTACTGTAATCACATTATATAGAATCGTTTCGTGGGTTTGCTTTGTGagcattatttttgtaattttatagttaTCATGTGTATACTATAACATGGTTCATCATGCTCACTAAAatgcattgcttgcggcggcgtcgtgtgccgggtcgtctctttccctcaaatatgtgcgaagggaatgatggctggtccatgcatcaAGTCGttaacgggtgctgcttgtggcgccaggtcgacctgttatagttaataaatcattgtatttgtttgatgcGGTTACTAATTATGACGgaaatcacgaccatcatgttcacgaatcaaacaaacaatgaattcaagctctacagcttgatgcatccaatataagataacttatatttatacagtttattatttattactttttatgtaatatttgatacgtaaaacgtttttaaatttgaacacgaaacatatattggatgcagcaccttacaaactaatttgttttgtattttacaactattgaaaaatactttattgattgaaaagagtggccgttgaatttcttatatgttcttctcactagctctactttttccgaacatcatatagtagattcagttatttaataataaaagtaatacaaataCCTCGTGACGACTCATTATCACTTAGTTcaagcctaattcaataaagtttcaCTTTGAATGAAATAAGTCAAAATATGATAAAAGAATATCGAATTAGGTAGCTACGTCGAATCCCATTGTTTCGGAAGGTTTAACAACATTAACAAATCCATGTTAGCATATCCATGTTAACACATAATCCAGGTTAACATATCCATGTTTACTGAggtcaatattaaatatatatttaatgtgttTACACTTTGGTACactaacgaccgttcccaatatactatctacagatagagataaattactaccttctactgtccgTAATTAGtcaactgtcaataatctgaagctgtcccaatatacccgtataagtcattcttatcgccttatattgggacgcgtgaattgcaatttccatacaaacttttatcgctggtaggctatacgtcgtcccatcgacagacagcgtgtacggataaggtgagttaccgtcgattagtttattgggacagaaaaggcaacgatagttacgatttttatctcaagtaagagatagacttaatattgggaacagcTGAAGACAGCCTTGATTCCCACGACTTCACTATTTGTATTTCCTCACACTAATGAGTTCACATTTTTAACAAGGAAAGcggtaaaataaaatgatatcgAATAATTCTAACacattaataagtaattaattaaccAAGTAGGTATgtaacttataattatatatgtagatatttgattttatttaggtGGGTATGAGTCTGTTTGTtgtttgtatgtgtgtctgTTAAATATCTAAAGAGTTCAAATATAACGtcattttagttttgtttatcgtttatttatacataaaagaataattttcatattaaaatttatggaGGTGTGTAAAAATTAAAACGTAGGTGAGCGAGGGTGCCTTTAGAGGCTCATGGTCCGGTTGTTTCATAGCTTTTGCAGTTGCTCTATGCTCGGAAAGAACATCATTGTCTTAAGTcgtattaacataatataagttataacatCAGTCTTTTCCAATCAGCAGCAGAGTTGCGTCAACCGAAAGTTCAGATGCATTCCGGGCGTAGGTTGTGAACGCACTTCGATGTGAATTTAGGGAATTACATAAGAAAATCTTGTGATACACAACTATAACTAATcgtagaaaataaatttgttactaAGTACTTGGGTTTCTCAATGAAGCTCCCGTCCTAAGCATTGTTAcgaagtttatttaaaaatatcaataactcaCCATACTTGTGTGATTGTTCTTCATAAACGGACACACAAGTGATCCTGTAAGGATTTCGTATTATATCACTCGAACATAAGGAACccgtagtatatattatgtatttaaaattcaaattggCCGGTGCCCTAACATagcattatattaattttaaattcgaTCTAAGTCAATCCGGAAACCCTGGAAACGTCTAAAATACTGTTGCGGCAATAACTTTATGCGGTGGCTATCTTGGGTTTTGGAAACAATATATACATAATGTTACAATGACAATTAGGTATGCGTGATGGCCATCtaagattacaaaaatgatttatattacattgtagACAATTTAGTACTACCCGAATATCCTTGGAAACGATATctgtttcataaataaaaattaggaACCgatgtacggcggccatcttagtttGAAAAAATTGCACAAAGCAAACTTTCATTCGCATTTAAGTAAGGTTACAAAACGGAACAGTATCAGAGAGAtaagatttttgaagtgaaatgtctttatcgacgtatgagacaAATTTTATAGTAATGTCGTCACGATTTTCAGTTACGCGCCATGATGTCTTTTTAACAAAGTTTAGTAAAGTAACCTAAAGAATACTATATTAGtgtgaaagtaataaaatttaaaaaaattgtatgcatGGCTTTAgtcattacatagctttaatttagTACGGATTTTCTAAGCCTTTATTTCTTTGAAGTtgtaaatagtagaaaaattatatttcataaagaagtttcactttctTACCTAAAAGgcggacaaacgagcctacgggtcacctgttgctaagtgatcaccgccgcccacaatctcttgcaacaccagaggaatcacaggagcgttgccggcctttaaggaaggtgtacgcgcttttttttaaggtacccatgtcgtatcgtcccggaaacaccgcacaaggaagttcattccacagctttgtagtacataaagcaccttgaaaaccgcactgtggaggaccgccacacatccagattgtggggatgatatactaacttgtggcgtgtcgtgcgaaggtggaattcggcggcaggaatcaggttaaacagctcttcgggacactccccgtgataaatgcggtagaagacacacaatgaagcgacgtctctacgcaacgccaagtgatctgaTGATCGTGACTGGGTCcatgacaattcgagctgctctacgtagcacgcggtcaaatggatcgagctgatactggggtgcgccagaccagagatgacagcaatactccatgtgtggccggacctgctttctacagcgctagaatgtgggccggtttgaagtattgccgtgctctattaatgacgcccagtttctttgaagtaCCTGTGtgctaaatattttatgttgctATATAATTATTTCTAGGAGTAGACAGCTGTAACTACTTAGCACACGTCCCTAGcttccagcctagcgaaactttctaagaaaaaagccattcactcgattgtatgaaacgtgcagtcattgatagattgacagatgacggctaaaaTCTTGTAAAAGACAGaggtagccgaaatccactacgttttaagcaactgttcactttcaaacttagccggattatacttaatcaccaatcgccatactgtaattactactatttcaaacttatgtcaaatgactgcactacacttcatactaaacttaatttaaatttagtaccgcctcttattacttagtatttacatcctctttgctggGTTCTTCCAATTATTGCAAAACTTTCATACATGTTTAATCTTTGGTACTCTAGGCCTGGCGCATTTCACTTCATGCACGACATAATCATGGAACGCACCTCTACCTTATAATCCTTAGACATAAAAGGAAGTGTTGAACATTTACAGCTGTCAGACCATAATACTGCACAATTGTGCGTAccaatgtaacaaaaaaaaaacttttccatagaaaataataataaacacgcTTGTCTCATATTTGCAGTTtaagttttactaaaaaaacaaagctttcattaattttgataaactTTTTTCGTCTGTACAATCAATGCTTCCAGAAGATTCGTATTAGAGTATCCAATAAATTGTCATAAGTGGATAACCAGAGGGCTTAGCGCAGCGATAGCTGCGTTTTGAATACGGAAGCAGAAATAGTagctcaaaaatataaatattttattttaattttagccTCCTCTAAACTATTGATATGCAACGTAATTATGCAGGTAATCTTCTCAAATTAAGTAAAAATGTAGCTAGAACATAGTGGTCTATTATAAAAGACCAAGGCACGTATACCCCCAGTAATTGATGTTTCAGTCttgaaaacttttaaatattggcACTGCTGATGATAATGACCCACATAGAAAAGTCCACCAGCTGCTGGAGCAATTAATAATTGCTCCGAGGGGTGAATccatatatttacaata includes the following:
- the LOC126965028 gene encoding neurotactin gives rise to the protein MYFMTLFRWLLLICGVCGQVLARDNQRRDLDFENVFKNDDSGPARIRRYTRGRRRENIKKASDEDDDDPYNYKSDYTSIPKAFGGSSYSSPYTEKKDNEDYAYPYKYGSGYDHKEYDRIKELSEKQAAEIRENPGNCKEVKRDGMTCNVCKDPKTGGNYESCSYVAEPKNNKYAYSKERKFDSNDEPEVNSGSDEKSGDSPKKSEKYKDSRETSPQKFTSSDEEKPSSNYKKIDDDSGEKYKGYYVHTSKPNPSEALRAASDESTSAETKESKPYDYKKSLPGFYTDNEPKKDVEHVLAEFKKKDRSTCKKVQKNGMTCYQCLDKNGLKNEECMFVSESAPKQSHLAYQEVKEFTSKPATLDSGSVEAESQTITTSTPPNQKSAAYVAAPTTNGKKQKRKKATQTAGISAAKTADLTEKTIESPKVKRSPDSENKNAEIIDEAANIAPPEEFAGASSKGAFWAETMPRYSADLGVTLPEYMLSRSEHEALFDEAVLGA